The genomic region CGATAACTTACACTTCCAAACATAGAACTCAAACCCCCCTAGGAAACGATGAACGAGTACTGGCAAGAAATTCATGCCTTGACCATGCGGTGGGTACGGCGGTTGAGCCGTGAAAAATTCAGCATGCTGTTTACGCTGGTCCAGCCGATGCTGTTCTGGCTGATTTTTTTCGGCAATCTGTTCCAACGCGCCGCCGACTCGCAGGTCATGCAGGCTCCGAACTACATCAGCTTCCTTGCGGCCGGCGTCGTCGTCATGACGGTGCTCAACAACGGACTGGCCGGAGGGGTGGATCTCCTCTTCGACAAGGAAAACGGGTTCCTGGAGCGGTTGATGTCCACGCCGATCCGCCGGAGTTCCGTCATCCTGAGCCGGTTCCTCTTTGTGATGACGATCACCTCGCTTCAAGTACTGGTCATCCTGGGCGTGGCGTTCCTGTTCGGCGTCCGTCCGGCGACCGGCTTGCTCGGCATCGCCGTTATCTTATTGATCGGCATTTTGTTCGGCGTCGGATTGACGGCGATCTCGATGGCCATGGCCTTCTCTGTCAAAAGTCACGGGGATTTCTTCTCTGTCCTCGGGTTTCTGTCGCTCCCCATGATATTCTTGAGTTCGGCATTGGTGCCGCTCGCGGCGATGCCGGGATGGATGGGATTTCTTGCCCAGTTCAATCCCATGACCTGGGCCATCGATGCCGTGCGGCCTTTGATCCTCTCGAGTTGGGCCGACGCGCTTCCGCACGTGGGAATGGTCGTAGTGGTGATGATCGTCTTCGACGCGCTGTGTCTGTACGGCGGGGCCAAAGCCTTTCGCCGCGCGATGGGTTAGCGCGCATCGATTCCGCAGCGGTCGCGGCGTTGACCATCTTGCCGACGGGGTGGTAGAGAGTTCACCATGGTGGTCATTCCAGAGAGTCAGATTAGAGCCCTCATCAGATTGCTGGCCGATGAGGATGAGAGAATCGTCCAGACGATCAGCGACAAGCTGATCGACATCGGTCCTTCCGCGGTCCCCCTTCTCCAGGAAGCTGAAATCGAACAGCCGGAAATGGCCGAACGGATCGCCTCCGTCTTGGAAGAGATTCGGGGAGGCAAACTCGAAGACGAGCTGCTTCGCCTCGTCGCTGGACCGGATGATCAAGTGGATCTGGAACAGGGCGGGTTTTTGATCGCCCGGTACGCGTATCCCTCGCTCGACGTGCCGATCTATACCCGGCTGCTCGACGAGATGGCCCAAGAGGTACAGGACCGCATAGGCCCGCGCGCGTCAGGAGAAGAAACCGTCAAGACGCTGAACCGGTACCTTTTTACGGAACAGGGCTTCAAGGGAAACACCAAGAACTATTACGAGGTCGAGAACAGCTATCTGAACCGCGTGATCGACCGGCGAACCGGCATTCCCATCAGTCTGTCGGTCATCTACCTCCTGATCGGAAAGCGGCTGCGCCTTCCGGTCCACGGGATCGGCATGCCGGGGCATTTTCTGGTCAAGTACGAGTCGGATCGATACAAGATCTTCGTCGATTGCTTCAACGGCGGAGCCTTGCTCACCGAGAAGAATTGTCAGCGGTTTCTCACCGAAGCCGGATACGGGTTCGACGAGAAGTATCTGCAGCAAAGCCCGGTTCGCGCGATCCTCTCGCGTATGACCAAGAACCTGTTGGCCATTTACGCCAAACTCGACGATCCGATCAGAAAGTCCCGTCTGAACCGGTTTATCGAGATCCTGGGGTGTGACAACCGCGAAGGCGGTCTTTAAAGACTCGACGTACCAGCAAACGTGCGACTCGCCTTTTCGCTCGTTGCGGCCTTGCGCAAAACGATTGTGAGCAGCCTGCAATTCGGTAAGGGACTGGCTCCGGCGCGGCCGCGGCCTGTCCCTGTCTTCACGGGCGTTAAACTCTGATCGTCAACAGATCCTTCCCGATCGTGATCGGTCCGGTAAATTCCTCTCCCGCCTGTGCCCGCACGTCATACCGTTCGGCGATCGGATAGAAATGAGACAACACGAGGCGCCCGATCCCCGCCTCCTTCGCAGCCAGGCCACATTGCCCCGCATGCAGATGCGCTGCTCCCGGCTTGTTCGCGGGGAAGGAGCAATCGAGCACCGCGACATCGGCCCCGTCGCATAGCCGCAGCAGATTGCCGCAGTATTGGGTATCGCCTGAGTAGGCGACGGTCTTGCCGCGGTATTCGACGCGATAGCCGACACAATGCAGATCCGGCACGTGGGTCATGACACGGGGAGCGATCCGCGTCTCTCCGATCATGAAACTGCGGTCACTCACTTCTTTGAAGAACACACGAAAAGGCGGGGCGGAAAAGCTCGGGAACGTGGCCATGATCGTTCCAAGCAGCCGTTTCGATCCGCGCGGGCCGATCAGCGTCAGGTCCGGCCGCCAGCCTCCTCCGTATTTCATATAGATCACCGCATCGAAAAAAAAAGTGATGAAATCCGAGAAGTGGTCGGCGTGAAAATGGGAGAAGAGAATATGGGTGATCCGGTGACGGTTCAGACCGGTCTTCAGCAGGTTCGTCAACGTCCGCGGTCCGAAATCGAGGAGCAGCGTCTGATCTGTCCGGACCAGGTAGCCTGCGGCCGCGCGCGTAGGATGCAGGTTCGTGCCGGAGCCGAGAATCGTCAACTGCATGGTCTCAGAGCATACCTCGGGTTACGGAGACACCGGTTGATCAAAGCTGTCGCGCAACCTGGTCAGGAGGACGCGCGCCGTCTCCGCTTCTTCTGAATTCAATGCGCGTTCGAAATAGGGCCTCAGGAACGCGATGTGAGCCGCAAAGGTCTTTCTGAAGAGGACGGTCCCTTTGTCCGTCAGCGTGATCTTGATGCTTCGCCGGTCTTGAACGACCTGCTCGCGTCGGATCAATCCCTTTTTGACCAGGCGATCCAGTACGCCCGTCAGAGTGCCTTTGGTCACGAGTGTCCGCGCGGAGAGCTCGGAACAGGTCATGCCGTCCGTGTCGCCGAGCGTGGCAATGACGTCGAATTGCGAGGGCGTCAACCGCATCGTTCGGATGTGCCGGCTGTCGATACGCCAGAATGCCAGGTAGGTTTCCACGAGCGGGCGAAGCACACGAAGATGGGGATCGTCTTTCGGGTTGGGTAATTCCATAACCATCAGAGTAGTCCGTACTAGAACGAAGCGTCAAGAGCGAGCAAGGGACGGTCCGGTCATCCTCCGGCTCGCGGAATGCGCGCGATGAAGCAATGCTCGTTCGACGCGCGTATTCGAGGATCAACCAGACCGTCCTCGATGAAAGAGACGGCCGCGCGCAGCATCTCCTGTTGCGCCTGTCCGTTGACGGATAACGTTCCCATACCTATGATGCGGCTCCGATGAAGCGGTCAGAGTCCGGTCAGGTCAACCTCACGTCGATCTTCATTCTGTTGGGCGCGGTGATCGCCTGCGTCTGGATCTGGAAGCGCCTGGACCTGGAGACGCAGGAGTACGTGATCGACCAGGCGATTCCACTCGCTTTCGCCGGTATCCTGATCGGCGTGGCCGTGTGGGTGCTGGTGAGAGCCGTTCGCCGGAGGAAGACCAAGCGGCGCCGGCGAGAGCGACTTATGGCCCTGTTTCAGCGCGAGACCGCTCGTGACAAGCAGTTGGAGGTGGCGTTCGCATTGATCGAAGTGAACGAATATCGGACCGAAGGGTTGGAGCCGGTCATCCCGGCTCTGAAGGAACTCTTTTCAACCACGCTTCAACGCTCGCTCGGCGACAAGCAGCACCGCATCCGTGGAATGGCTGCCAGCCATCTGGGTGTTCTGCAGGATAAAAGCATCGTTCCCCTCCTGATCAAGGCTTTGGAAGACGATCATGCCTATGTCCGATCCTGCGCCGCATTGGGCTTGGGCCGTCTTCGCGCGGCCGAGACGCGCGATCGGTTGGTGCGTCTGATGGAGGAGGATTGGGATCAAACCGTCCGCAGCCGTGCACGCGAGGCGGTGGAGCGGATGAGGATGGGTACCTAGGACAGAGACACCGGATTCTCAGGCCGCCCGCGCACCCGCCTGCTCATTCACCCAATCGATGACCCCGATTTCCGGCTTGCAGCGGTACCGAAACGGCATGAACGACCACCCGATTCCCCGGTTGATATACAGGCGGTGGCGGCTGGTCTCATGCTTTCCCGCGATTCGACCGTTGCAGCCGGGGGGAAGCCAGAACGTAGGGATGCCGGGAAACCGCCATTGACCGCCATGGCTATGCCCGCAGAGGACGAGATCGACGGCATGATGTTCCCTCAGCTGGTCGAGGATGTTCGGCGCATGGGCCAGGAGCAGCGTAAAGCGCCGGTGTGCGGGCGGAGGGACGCACGAAAGATCGGCGCGATGGAGACTGGGATCGTCCACTCCCGCAATGGCCAGTTCCCCGACACCGGTCGGAATGTAGGCGGTCTGGTTCACCAGCAGCGTGATTCCGTGACGGTCCGCCAAGCGTGAAAAATCAGACGGTGGGACCCCGCTGTAATGGTCGTGATTTCCCAGGGTGACGAAAACCGGAGCGACAGAACGCAAGTTGGCGAGAAAGCGAAACAGATGCGGCAGCCCTTCCGGAACATTCAACAGGTCGCCTGTAATGAAGATCCAATCCGGCGAAAGTTCCTGGACCGCCTCGACGATTCGGTCATGGCGCGGTTGGTAGCGGTCGAGGTGCAAATCGGTCAGGTGAACGGCGCGGCGTCCCGCGAGCGGGCCATGGACTTGCGTGATAGTGGTGACTTCGTGCTGGCCCAGACCGACTTCCAAGTCCGGTACCAGGCTGAAAAGGCGATAGAGCGGCTCACTCAAACAGGATCCGACCCACGAACGGATGCGATCGGGCCAACTGATCTGCCGGACCGTCATTTCATGATCCGATCCAGGTCCGCCCGGTCCCCGGCCGTGACCCGATATCCTTGGTCGTAGAGGAGACTCATGCCTGTCATGACTTCGTCGAGACTGCGGACTTGATACCAACGGTCGAATCGTTCCGTGAGAGTGGCCACGGGACCCTGCGTCGGATCGCTCGGGTCCAGTGTCAGCGAGAGGGACGCAAAAAGATCGCGAAGCTCGGTCGCATTATACGTATAATCGTCGTTTCGATCGGCCACCAGGGCCAGTTCATATACCGTGAGACCGATGGACAGTTGGGCCTGGGTTTTGGCGAAATCATCCCTCGCTGCATCCATGCCTTTCGGGTAGATGGCCGGACAATCCTTTTCCGGCTTCGAAAAGGCGCTCGGCTGCCAGTGAATGCCTTGAACGACCGGCGGAGGGGTCTTGGTTCCTTTGTAGAACCACGACAAGCAGGTACTGGCTTGGGCGAAAGCCACTTTGTCCCGCTGGACATAACGGATGACGTGCCGTGAGAATCGCGGGAAAATGCTATCGTCGATCGCCGGCGTCGCTTGCGCAGAGGTGAACGCGGCGGTGACGGCGAGAAAAATAACGACCGGGGCGGCCGGACGTGTGCATCGCAAACGCTGAGCCAGCATGTGCAAAGTATACCATGACGGGTGTCGAAATCTGACGGCCAGGCCGACCGGTTACGGGCGTCTTCGTCGACGGTACGCAATGAGGTTGTCATGAGCCATCCCTATCTCACCGCCGCACTTCCCGGGATCGGCGGACGCATCAGGGTCGTCCCGGAGGATTTTCAGGTGGAAGAGATGCCTTTGTATCTTCCCTGCGGGGAAGGCGAGCATCTCTATATCAAGGTCGCCAAGCGATTACTGTCCACGCCGGATCTGATTCGTCGACTCTCGTCGGTCTTGGGCGTCAAGGTGCAAGGCATTGGATCCGCCGGTCTCAAGGATGCACGGGCCGTCACGACTCAAATGCTGTCTCTGCATGGCGTCACCGCGGAACGCGCGGCCGGGATCAAGATCGACGAACAGGTGTTGTCAGTGGAGATTCTGGGCCGGCACCGCAACCGGCTGCGCCCCGGACATCATGCGGGGAACCGATTCCGACTGGTGATTCGGGATCTGGAAGACCACGCGCATCGGACGGTGCCGCTGGTGTTGCAGATACTCCAGGAGCGGGGGGTGCCCAATTATTTCGGTCCGCAGCGGCAGGGCAGGCGCGGAGACAATTATCAGGTTGGGGCCGAACTCTTGGCGGACGAGGCCAGGCGCCGAAAGATGAGCCGCGCCAAGCGCATGTGGTATCTGAACAGTCTCCAGTCTCACCTGTTCAATCAAATTCTGGCCCGGCGGGTCGATCGGTTGGACCGGGTGTTCGCCGGCGATTGGGCAATGAAAACGGAGAACGGGGCGTGTTTTCCGGTCGAAAACGCCGAGCAGGAGCAGCCACGGGCGGATCGATTCGAGATCAGTCCGACGGGGATTCTGTTCGGCTCGCGTGTGTCCTGGGCGGATGGGGAGCCGGGAATAATTGAGCGGGAAGTGGTCAGCGAAAACGGCGCGACACCGGAGGGTCTCACGGAAGCCGCCAAGGCCTGCGGATTTCGAGGCGAACGTCGGCCGTTGCGCGCGAAATTGGATCAGGTCGAGTGGGCTTTGGACGGCAACGTGTTGACCTTGGGTTTTCCCCTTCCCCCGGGCGCGTACGCGACCAATGTGCTCCGGGAGCTCATGAAGACTCCCGAGTAACGGGCATCCGCCTACCCCGCCGTGTAACGGTTCCTCTCCTGCGCCGATTGGCCTCGCATGATAAAATCGATGAGAGACTTCGTATGGCAGAAGCGCAGGAAACTGTCGTCCTCAAGGGCCACATCATCGATTCGCTGATTCTGGCGAAAGTGCTGGATACGATTCTGATGATGGGCGGCACGTTCGATCTGCGCGATGTGTCGATCGGGAAAACCAGACAGGAGCCTTCCCTCGCACGCATTCTCGTGCGGGCCTCGTCCTCTCAGCTCTTGACCGACATTCTTCGCGCCGTCCAGCCTCATGGCGCCGCCGTCGAGCGTGAAACCGACTGTCACTATGAGCCCGCTCCGACCGACGGGGTGTTCCCGGAAGACTTCTATGCCACGACGCACCTGCCGACCCAGGTGCGGTTGGAGGGCCGATGGCTGGATGTCGAGCGCATCGAGATGGATCTTGGGATCGTCGTGGATCCGAAGGCCGGGCGTGTTCGAGCGGCTCCGATGGGTGATGTGAGGCGGGGTGAACTGGTCGTGTGCGGCCGGTCCGGCGTCCGTGTGAGCCCGCTCCAACGTCCCCAGGAGCACGATGTCTTCAGCTTCATGGAGTCGCAGGTTTCAGCCGAGCGGCCGCACGGTCACATCATCGCCGACGTGGCCTCGCGGATGAAGATCCTGCGTGACCGAAGCCGGCAGGGACTTCCTGACAGCCACGTCCTGCTGGCGGGTGGGCCCGCCATCATTCATGCGGGAGGGAGAGAGGCCCTGACGTGGTTGATCGAGGCGGGCTTCATCCAGGTGCTGTTCTGCGGCAACGCCCTGGCGGCCCACGACATGGAGGCGGACCTGTACGGCACCTCCTTGGGGTACGGCCTCTCGGCCGGCCGAGCCGTCCCGCACGGACATGAGCATCATTTGCGGACGATCAATCGCATACGCGCCATTGGCGGCATTGCCACCGCCGTCGAGCGCGGGGTGATCAAACAGGGAATCATGGCAGCGTGTGTTCGGCAAGGGGTGCAAATCGTCATGGCCGGTACGATTCGCGATGACGGACCGTTGCCCGGGGTCATCACGGATTCGATTCGTGCACAGGCGGCGATGCGGGCGGCGATCCCAGGAGTCGGATTGGCGTTGCTCGTCGCGTCCACGCTTCACTCCGTCGCGACAGGCAACTTGTTGCCGGCCATGGTTCCGACGGTCTGCGTCGACGTGAATCCGGCCGTCCCCACCAAGTTGGCCGACCGAGGGAGTTTTCAAGCCGTCGGGTTGGTCATGGATGCGGCCTCATTCCTTCGGGAACTCGCGCGCATCCTGGGTGCGGTGCTGTAAGTCGAGCATCTTCCGCGAGCACCTTTGCGAGCACCTTCGATGGATGTCGCGGTACCTGTCAGGAAGACCCTGCGATGAGCCGATGCCGCTCAGACATTCGAATGACTGAGACCGGCGCATGAGGCACGAGATTGACCACAATTCGTACGGAGTCATGGGATGAGCCGGCTATTGGTCTGTCCGCCGGACTACTTTGCCGTCGATTACGAGATCAATCCGTGGATGCACCGGTCCAACGTGGTCAACACAGAACGGGCGATCGCACAGTGGCATCGCCTCGTCCACGTATTGGAAACGGAGTTGGGCGCGACGCTCGAGCGGATGAAGCCGGTTTCGGGCCTGCCGGATCTCGTCTTCACCGCCAATGCCGGCGTGGTCTTCGAGGGGAAGGCTGTTCCAAGCCGGTTCCGGTATCCCGAGCGGCGGCCCGAAGAAACCCATTTCGAAGCCTGGTTCCGGGAGCACGGCTACGGCGTGACGACTCTGGATGAAGGGCTATACTTCGAAGGCGCCGGGGATCTTCTGGGTTTTCCCGACGGCTGGTTCGGGGGTTACCGGCAGCGGTCGGACATTCGCGCCTTTCCCGTCTTGAGCGATCTCTTCGGAAAAGAAATACTCCCGCTCGAATTGGTGGACGGTCGATTCTATCACCTGGACACCTGCTTCTGCCCGTTGAGCGGAGGAGAGTTGTTGTACTACCCGCCTGCGTTCGACGACTATGGGCGAGCCACGATCAAGGAACGGCTCGATGGCAGGCGGCGGCTCGAGGTGCCGGAGGAGGAGGCGCTCAAGTTTGCCTGCAACGCGGTGTGCATTGGCCGGCAGGTGGTACTCCCCGAGAATTGTCCCAAGACCATGACCCTCCTGGAGTCTCAGGGCTATCAGCCTTATTCCCTCCCGCTGGACGAATTCATGAAGTCGGGCGGGTCTGCCAAATGCCTGACGTTGGCGCTCTCATGATACTCAGAAAGGCCGCGTGCTGCGTTCTCGAATCGCCCGATACTCTTATTTCTTCCTGAGTAGAAACGCACCGTACAGCCCGGCGATGGCGATCGTCACGAGTTCGATCGTCAACAATAGGCGGCTGACGATGGCGTCAGGGGCCGGAGGATCAAGCATGAATCGAAGCCCGAGAAATTCCGGTTCCTGCGAAGGAGGGGCTTCCCAGGGAGGAAAGATCACGGCCAGGATGAGAGCGGCCACCATGCTATACAGGGCACGAAGATTCAAGGATTCCGGTGTATCTTGAGGCGCGACCGGCTTGGCCGCCGCCGGCGGCTGATCCTGAAATGAATAGGCATCGAGACGCTGGCCGCATTGCGTGCAATACCGGTTCAGCTCCGGGAGTTCTCGACGGCAGGATGGACAGAGTTTCATAGGCGATTGCCGTGGCAGGCTACACGGAATCGCGGCAATTTTCCAGATGGCAGATTCCTGGAAACCTCGCCCGTCAGAAATGAAAGCTGACGCCGAGGCTGAGGTTCAATGCTCCATAGTTGGCCTTGAATGCGAACGGATCCGCGGCGGGATTGTTATCGTTCGATGAGTAGTTCATTCTGGCCCAATGATACTGGGCCTCGCCGAACAGCGCCCATTTGCGGGTGAGGTAGTAGCGGCCTCCTCCTTCCACGTTGAGGCCGATGTTCGTCGCCGACTGCCCGGGAGGAGCGGTCGGACCGGTCAGTTTTCCGAAGAACAGCGCCGGTCCCACGCCGACGTAAGGCTGAAAACGGTATTTCGGGTATCGGAACATGAGCGTCGCCACATCCCAGATGATCATGCGTTGATAGACGCCGGAGAACGTTCCCAGGTTGGCTGTTCCGCCGGGACCGCTGAGCGTCAATGGTCCCTGCTTGATGTGGGGGTTGGCAAAGGACACGCCGGTCTCGACGCCGATCCAACGCGCTTTCGAGAAATAATGACCGAGCTTGGCTCCCAGCATGATCGAGTTCTTCAACGCCTGGTCCGAGTCGATGGTGAGGCCTCCGATGCCGTTCTGTGTGACTTCGCCGTTGCTCAGGGGTTGTGGGAACGTCATCCCGACCTGGCCGCCGACGTAGGTCTCCGCCCGCAGGGAAGTCGTCAGTGCGAACGTGCAGCTCAGAATCGTCGCCAATCCGATCGGCCAACTGCTCAGTCGTATGATGCGCATGTGTCGGTTCCTCGCTGGCTTTGTGTAGTTCGGGGATATCCTATCGGTCGATCGGATTCCCGCGAAGACAATTGTGAAATCCAGGAGAGGGTGAGCAAGCCATGTGCCATCTGCCTGCGACCCAAGGGCCTGAATATGCGCCGATCGGGTCGACTCATCTTTCCGCACTGTCTGTTTCGTCACTCTGATTGTACGGGTTGTGAACACTCGTCGATTGACAGCGGAAAGAGCGGATTTCTATAATCGGCTTCCACCAACGTGCGGCTGCCCGAATCAGCGCAGGGCAGCTCCGACCTGAAATCTAGTCACCATGCCAATCACACGTATCGGAGTCATCGGTGCCGGAGCCTGGGGAACTGCCCTCGCCAAGCATTTGGCCGAGAAAGGGCTGCTCGTACGGCTATGGGCCTATGAACGGGAGGTCGTCGAGTCGATTCGCGCGTCACGCGAAAACCGGCTCTTTCTTCCCGGTGTGATGTTGCCGCGGTCGTTGGCCGTCACCAATATTCTGGGAGAGGCGGTGCAGGATTGCGACGGCCTCCTGTTCGCCGTTCCGTCGCATGTCGCCCGTCCCGTGTTGCGAGAGATGGCTCCGCTTCTTTCTTCGGGCATTCCGGTCATCAGCGCGACCAAAGGGGTGGAAGAAGATTCACTTCAGTTGATATCCCAGATCATGGACGACGTGCTTCCCCGGCATATGCGTGACCGAATTCTGGTCCTCTCAGGACCGAGTTTTGCCGCAGAGGTGAGCCAAGGCCAGCCGACCGCGCTGTGCCTGGCCGGCCGCGACGGTGAACTGGCTGCCGCCTTTCAAGCCGCGTGCATGACCTCGGCGTTGCGGATTTATGCCGACAGCGATCTCATCGGAGTCCAACTGGGCGGCGCGCTCAAGAACGTCATGGCGTTGGCCGCTGGAGTCGTCGACGGCCTGGGCCTCGGCCACAACACGCGGGCGGCGCTGATTACCAGAGGCCTTGCCGAAATGGTCCGCCTCGGTACGGCGATGGGTGCGGATCCCAGAACCTTTTACGGCCTGTCCGGGGTCGGGGATTTGGTGCTGACCTGCACCGGAACTTTGAGTCGCAACCATACGGTCGGGGTCCGGTTGGGCAGGGGGGAAAAGCTGGAAACGGTGTTGAGCGGCATGCAGGCCGTGGCCGAAGGGGTCCGAACCGCAAGGGCCGCGCTCGGGCTCGCCCGCCGGTCGGGAGTCGAGATGCCCATCGTACAGGAAATCAACGCCGTGTTGTTCGATGGAAAGTCCTGTCGTCGCGCCGTGACCGATCTGATGGAACGTGGCGCAAAACCGGAGAAGGGCATCGCATGACCAGGCAGACTCTCGAACGGATGTTGGAGCGTGTCCGCCTCGGACGATTGTCGGTCCCGCAGGCCCTGGACCAACTTCGCTCCCTGCCGTTCGAGGACTTGGGCTTCGCCTCGCTCGACCATCATCGGGCGATCCGGCAGGGATTTCCCGAGGTCATACTCTGCGAGGGAAAAACGCCGGCTCAGGTGAGAAGCATCGCCAAATCCCTGCTCAAGCATCACCGGCCGTTCTTGGCGACAAGGGCGACCCCGGAGGTGGCCGCGGTCATCACCAGGCTGCACCGCCGGGCCCTCTATCACAAGGATGCCCGCGTCGTCGCCGTCCGTGATCCCGGCGTCCGGCCGGTTGGATTGGTGCTGGTCGTCACGGCGGGAACGTCGGATGTACCGGTCGCGGAAGAAGCCAAAATTACGGCGGAAACCATGGGAAGCCGGGTCGAAACGCTCTATGACGTCGGCGTAGCCGGGATTCACCGGCTCCTGGATCGCCGCAGCCGCTTGCTGGCGGCGAGGGTGATCATCGTGATCGCCGGCATGGACGGCGTGCTGCCGAGCGTCGTGGGCGGGCTCGTATCCTGTCCGGTCGTGGCGGTGCCGTCGAGCCGCGGCTATGGAGCCAGTTTCGGAGGAGTGGCGGCCTTGCTGACCATGCTGAATTCCTGTGCGGCGGGCGTCGGCGTGATGAACATCGACAATGGATTCGGCGCCGGATGTCTGGCGCACCGGATCAATGTGCTTGGCACCGACGGTGA from Nitrospira japonica harbors:
- a CDS encoding ABC transporter permease, which codes for MNEYWQEIHALTMRWVRRLSREKFSMLFTLVQPMLFWLIFFGNLFQRAADSQVMQAPNYISFLAAGVVVMTVLNNGLAGGVDLLFDKENGFLERLMSTPIRRSSVILSRFLFVMTITSLQVLVILGVAFLFGVRPATGLLGIAVILLIGILFGVGLTAISMAMAFSVKSHGDFFSVLGFLSLPMIFLSSALVPLAAMPGWMGFLAQFNPMTWAIDAVRPLILSSWADALPHVGMVVVVMIVFDALCLYGGAKAFRRAMG
- a CDS encoding transglutaminase-like domain-containing protein; translated protein: MVVIPESQIRALIRLLADEDERIVQTISDKLIDIGPSAVPLLQEAEIEQPEMAERIASVLEEIRGGKLEDELLRLVAGPDDQVDLEQGGFLIARYAYPSLDVPIYTRLLDEMAQEVQDRIGPRASGEETVKTLNRYLFTEQGFKGNTKNYYEVENSYLNRVIDRRTGIPISLSVIYLLIGKRLRLPVHGIGMPGHFLVKYESDRYKIFVDCFNGGALLTEKNCQRFLTEAGYGFDEKYLQQSPVRAILSRMTKNLLAIYAKLDDPIRKSRLNRFIEILGCDNREGGL
- a CDS encoding MBL fold metallo-hydrolase translates to MQLTILGSGTNLHPTRAAAGYLVRTDQTLLLDFGPRTLTNLLKTGLNRHRITHILFSHFHADHFSDFITFFFDAVIYMKYGGGWRPDLTLIGPRGSKRLLGTIMATFPSFSAPPFRVFFKEVSDRSFMIGETRIAPRVMTHVPDLHCVGYRVEYRGKTVAYSGDTQYCGNLLRLCDGADVAVLDCSFPANKPGAAHLHAGQCGLAAKEAGIGRLVLSHFYPIAERYDVRAQAGEEFTGPITIGKDLLTIRV
- a CDS encoding MarR family winged helix-turn-helix transcriptional regulator, yielding MVMELPNPKDDPHLRVLRPLVETYLAFWRIDSRHIRTMRLTPSQFDVIATLGDTDGMTCSELSARTLVTKGTLTGVLDRLVKKGLIRREQVVQDRRSIKITLTDKGTVLFRKTFAAHIAFLRPYFERALNSEEAETARVLLTRLRDSFDQPVSP
- a CDS encoding HEAT repeat domain-containing protein encodes the protein MKRSESGQVNLTSIFILLGAVIACVWIWKRLDLETQEYVIDQAIPLAFAGILIGVAVWVLVRAVRRRKTKRRRRERLMALFQRETARDKQLEVAFALIEVNEYRTEGLEPVIPALKELFSTTLQRSLGDKQHRIRGMAASHLGVLQDKSIVPLLIKALEDDHAYVRSCAALGLGRLRAAETRDRLVRLMEEDWDQTVRSRAREAVERMRMGT
- a CDS encoding metallophosphoesterase, producing MTVRQISWPDRIRSWVGSCLSEPLYRLFSLVPDLEVGLGQHEVTTITQVHGPLAGRRAVHLTDLHLDRYQPRHDRIVEAVQELSPDWIFITGDLLNVPEGLPHLFRFLANLRSVAPVFVTLGNHDHYSGVPPSDFSRLADRHGITLLVNQTAYIPTGVGELAIAGVDDPSLHRADLSCVPPPAHRRFTLLLAHAPNILDQLREHHAVDLVLCGHSHGGQWRFPGIPTFWLPPGCNGRIAGKHETSRHRLYINRGIGWSFMPFRYRCKPEIGVIDWVNEQAGARAA
- the truD gene encoding tRNA pseudouridine(13) synthase TruD; the encoded protein is MSHPYLTAALPGIGGRIRVVPEDFQVEEMPLYLPCGEGEHLYIKVAKRLLSTPDLIRRLSSVLGVKVQGIGSAGLKDARAVTTQMLSLHGVTAERAAGIKIDEQVLSVEILGRHRNRLRPGHHAGNRFRLVIRDLEDHAHRTVPLVLQILQERGVPNYFGPQRQGRRGDNYQVGAELLADEARRRKMSRAKRMWYLNSLQSHLFNQILARRVDRLDRVFAGDWAMKTENGACFPVENAEQEQPRADRFEISPTGILFGSRVSWADGEPGIIEREVVSENGATPEGLTEAAKACGFRGERRPLRAKLDQVEWALDGNVLTLGFPLPPGAYATNVLRELMKTPE
- a CDS encoding ornithine cyclodeaminase, nickel-pincer nucleotide-dependent is translated as MAEAQETVVLKGHIIDSLILAKVLDTILMMGGTFDLRDVSIGKTRQEPSLARILVRASSSQLLTDILRAVQPHGAAVERETDCHYEPAPTDGVFPEDFYATTHLPTQVRLEGRWLDVERIEMDLGIVVDPKAGRVRAAPMGDVRRGELVVCGRSGVRVSPLQRPQEHDVFSFMESQVSAERPHGHIIADVASRMKILRDRSRQGLPDSHVLLAGGPAIIHAGGREALTWLIEAGFIQVLFCGNALAAHDMEADLYGTSLGYGLSAGRAVPHGHEHHLRTINRIRAIGGIATAVERGVIKQGIMAACVRQGVQIVMAGTIRDDGPLPGVITDSIRAQAAMRAAIPGVGLALLVASTLHSVATGNLLPAMVPTVCVDVNPAVPTKLADRGSFQAVGLVMDAASFLRELARILGAVL
- a CDS encoding dimethylarginine dimethylaminohydrolase family protein, yielding MSRLLVCPPDYFAVDYEINPWMHRSNVVNTERAIAQWHRLVHVLETELGATLERMKPVSGLPDLVFTANAGVVFEGKAVPSRFRYPERRPEETHFEAWFREHGYGVTTLDEGLYFEGAGDLLGFPDGWFGGYRQRSDIRAFPVLSDLFGKEILPLELVDGRFYHLDTCFCPLSGGELLYYPPAFDDYGRATIKERLDGRRRLEVPEEEALKFACNAVCIGRQVVLPENCPKTMTLLESQGYQPYSLPLDEFMKSGGSAKCLTLALS
- a CDS encoding zinc ribbon domain-containing protein, which produces MKLCPSCRRELPELNRYCTQCGQRLDAYSFQDQPPAAAKPVAPQDTPESLNLRALYSMVAALILAVIFPPWEAPPSQEPEFLGLRFMLDPPAPDAIVSRLLLTIELVTIAIAGLYGAFLLRKK
- a CDS encoding outer membrane beta-barrel protein, whose amino-acid sequence is MRIIRLSSWPIGLATILSCTFALTTSLRAETYVGGQVGMTFPQPLSNGEVTQNGIGGLTIDSDQALKNSIMLGAKLGHYFSKARWIGVETGVSFANPHIKQGPLTLSGPGGTANLGTFSGVYQRMIIWDVATLMFRYPKYRFQPYVGVGPALFFGKLTGPTAPPGQSATNIGLNVEGGGRYYLTRKWALFGEAQYHWARMNYSSNDNNPAADPFAFKANYGALNLSLGVSFHF